Proteins from a single region of Belliella baltica DSM 15883:
- a CDS encoding transketolase family protein, translating into MDKTLDLKYTYTEKKDTRSGFGDGLLEAGRRNPNVVGLCADLIGSLKMGAFQKEFPERFFQVGIAEANMIGLAAGMTIGGKIPFTGTFANFSTGRVYDQIRQSVAYSDKNVKICASHAGLTLGEDGATHQILEDVGMMKMLPHMTVINPCDYNQTKAATIAIAEFEGPVYLRFGRPSWPIFTPADQKFEIGKAWHMIEGTDVTIFATGHLVWEAVVAEAMLREEGISAEVINIHTIKPLDEEAILASVRKTGCAVSAEEHQLNGGLGDSIAQTLIRNNPAPLEYVGVNDSFGESGTPTELLEKYGLNAENIVKAAKKAIARK; encoded by the coding sequence ATGGATAAGACATTAGATTTAAAATATACATATACAGAGAAAAAAGATACACGATCAGGTTTTGGCGATGGTTTGCTTGAAGCAGGTAGAAGAAACCCAAACGTGGTAGGTCTTTGTGCAGATTTGATTGGTTCTTTGAAAATGGGAGCTTTTCAAAAAGAATTTCCAGAAAGGTTTTTTCAAGTAGGTATAGCTGAAGCAAACATGATTGGTTTGGCTGCAGGGATGACAATTGGCGGTAAAATTCCCTTTACAGGAACTTTTGCTAATTTCTCTACAGGTAGAGTTTATGATCAGATCAGACAATCAGTAGCTTATTCTGATAAGAATGTAAAAATCTGTGCTTCTCACGCAGGTTTGACTTTGGGAGAAGATGGTGCTACGCATCAGATCTTAGAAGATGTGGGAATGATGAAAATGCTTCCCCATATGACTGTGATCAATCCTTGTGATTATAATCAAACCAAAGCAGCCACGATAGCGATCGCTGAATTCGAAGGTCCAGTTTACCTAAGATTCGGACGTCCTAGTTGGCCGATATTCACACCTGCTGATCAGAAGTTTGAAATCGGAAAAGCTTGGCACATGATTGAGGGAACAGATGTGACGATTTTTGCTACAGGTCACTTAGTTTGGGAAGCGGTTGTTGCAGAGGCAATGTTAAGAGAAGAAGGTATTTCTGCAGAAGTGATCAATATCCATACGATTAAGCCATTGGATGAAGAAGCGATTTTAGCTTCTGTTAGGAAGACAGGTTGCGCAGTATCTGCTGAAGAGCATCAACTCAATGGTGGACTTGGTGATAGCATCGCACAAACATTGATCAGAAACAATCCAGCTCCGTTGGAATATGTGGGAGTTAATGATTCCTTCGGTGAATCGGGAACACCTACAGAATTGCTAGAGAAATATG
- a CDS encoding transketolase, with the protein MEKQPLAQLTKISSQVRRDILRMVHAVQSGHPGASLGCTEFFVALYFNQMKHDSNFNMNGNNEDLFFLSNGHISPVWYSVLARSGYFSAEELKTFRKLNSRLQGHPATEENLPGIRIASGSLGQGLSAAIGAAQVKKIDKDDRLVYVLMGDGEQQEGQVWEACMYAAHHKVDNLIATIDFNRQQIDGPTKEVMDLKDLRAKWEAFGWEVIETLKGNDMEAVLEGLEKAKSLTGKGKPVLILLHTEMGYGVDFMVGTHKWHGIAPSDEQLENALGQLEETLGDY; encoded by the coding sequence ATGGAGAAACAACCTTTAGCACAACTCACAAAAATTTCAAGCCAAGTCAGACGTGACATCCTTCGCATGGTTCATGCAGTGCAGTCTGGCCATCCTGGAGCCTCTTTAGGCTGTACGGAATTCTTCGTCGCACTTTATTTCAACCAAATGAAGCACGATAGTAATTTTAATATGAATGGAAATAATGAAGATCTATTCTTTTTGTCAAATGGTCACATTTCACCTGTATGGTATTCCGTATTGGCAAGAAGTGGCTATTTTTCAGCGGAAGAATTGAAAACTTTCAGAAAATTGAACAGCCGTCTTCAAGGACATCCAGCTACAGAAGAGAATCTTCCTGGAATTAGAATCGCTTCTGGTTCCTTAGGTCAAGGACTTTCTGCCGCAATCGGCGCTGCTCAAGTCAAAAAAATTGATAAGGATGATCGCTTAGTTTATGTATTGATGGGTGATGGGGAGCAGCAAGAAGGTCAAGTTTGGGAGGCCTGCATGTACGCAGCACATCATAAAGTAGACAACTTGATCGCGACGATTGATTTCAATAGACAACAGATCGACGGCCCTACCAAAGAAGTAATGGATTTGAAAGACTTGAGGGCAAAATGGGAAGCCTTTGGCTGGGAAGTGATCGAAACCTTGAAAGGTAACGACATGGAAGCAGTCCTTGAAGGATTGGAAAAAGCTAAGTCATTAACTGGAAAAGGAAAGCCTGTCTTAATTCTATTGCATACTGAAATGGGTTACGGGGTTGATTTTATGGTGGGAACTCACAAATGGCATGGAATTGCCCCAAGTGATGAGCAACTTGAAAATGCCCTAGGCCAATTAGAAGAAACTTTAGGAGATTATTAA
- the bcp gene encoding thioredoxin-dependent thiol peroxidase yields the protein MSLEVGKLAPQFESKDQNGNVIKLSDFKGKKVVLYFYPKDNTPGCTAQACNLRDNYEALQKAGYVVLGVSSDSQKSHQKFIEKQELPFTLIADEDKSVHEAFGTWVEKSMYGRKYMGTARTTFIIDEEGKIEEIIDKVKTKEHTNQILK from the coding sequence ATGTCATTAGAAGTAGGAAAATTAGCGCCACAGTTTGAATCAAAAGATCAAAATGGAAATGTGATCAAGCTTTCAGATTTCAAAGGAAAGAAAGTAGTCCTTTATTTTTATCCAAAAGACAATACTCCCGGCTGTACTGCCCAAGCATGCAACCTGAGAGATAATTACGAAGCATTGCAAAAAGCGGGTTATGTTGTTTTAGGAGTTAGCTCTGACTCTCAAAAATCACATCAAAAATTTATCGAAAAACAGGAGTTACCATTTACATTGATAGCAGATGAAGACAAGTCTGTACATGAAGCTTTTGGTACTTGGGTAGAAAAATCTATGTATGGTCGAAAATACATGGGGACAGCTAGAACAACGTTTATTATTGATGAAGAAGGGAAAATTGAGGAGATCATCGATAAAGTAAAAACCAAAGAACATACGAATCAAATTCTTAAATAA
- a CDS encoding M23 family metallopeptidase, producing MSLNLSAQDYLFPVKPGQRNYLSGNFSEIRPNHFHSGIDVKIGGVDGEPIRVIADGYVYRAKVSSYGYGNVLYIKHYNGQSSVYAHLQKFSDKISERMRQEMYTERKNDLEVYFDETSLRVTRGEIIGNGGNTGGSGGPHLHFEIRDSLDRAIDPFAFGFDKEIVDNTPPILYKVALRPLDYESRVDGKFERQEFTPILEGGRYVLPRDIKISGRVGLEVYAVDKQDGVGNIFGVPVYELLENGKPIFRINVDHIDFNQGRFLLTHSYLNRFVRLYPYPNNPLELYDVDSLTQGKISALEGEKKSFQVNLKDFFGNTRVLTLDVEGESIDFQATTLQSDNSPTIIKYEREVIAINTKLSKEGSLAKVFVGDRIMEIPPAYEEKGRRVYLWDMTYGVPDSLDVCTEMIHPKVITRIPYGEKLYFTNGNVSLDFEENTLLDDLFLRMNLNQTDNSLVLSINPSGDYLQQNLAVKIHQTKYRGNKNKSHIYSVAANGRKSFVGSIWEGDDIQFKTRNFGTFVIDTDEVPPKILPIRINSNEIRFRISDNKSGIKDFEAFVDGEWVLMRYEHKQALIWSEKNDKQPFRGEVLLKVHDMAGNESTWSGTIK from the coding sequence TTGAGTCTGAATTTATCTGCTCAAGATTATCTCTTTCCAGTCAAACCCGGACAGCGAAATTACTTATCAGGAAATTTTTCTGAAATCAGGCCTAATCACTTTCACAGCGGGATAGATGTCAAAATTGGTGGCGTAGATGGCGAACCGATCAGAGTGATAGCAGATGGCTATGTCTATCGTGCTAAGGTTTCCTCTTACGGCTATGGCAATGTGCTTTATATCAAACATTATAATGGACAGTCTTCAGTTTATGCCCATTTGCAAAAATTCTCAGATAAAATTTCTGAACGCATGCGTCAGGAAATGTATACCGAGCGCAAGAATGATTTGGAAGTCTATTTTGATGAAACTTCGCTTCGAGTTACTAGAGGAGAGATCATTGGAAATGGTGGAAATACAGGCGGATCGGGTGGACCACATTTGCACTTTGAGATTAGAGATAGTTTAGATAGAGCGATTGATCCATTTGCTTTTGGTTTTGACAAGGAAATAGTAGATAATACGCCACCAATACTCTATAAAGTAGCCTTGCGTCCTCTAGATTATGAATCTCGTGTGGATGGAAAATTCGAAAGACAGGAATTCACACCTATTCTTGAGGGTGGGAGATATGTCCTTCCAAGAGATATAAAAATATCAGGAAGAGTAGGTTTGGAAGTGTATGCGGTAGACAAGCAAGATGGTGTCGGGAATATTTTCGGAGTTCCGGTTTATGAACTTTTGGAAAATGGTAAGCCTATTTTCCGGATCAATGTGGATCATATTGATTTCAATCAAGGAAGGTTTTTGCTGACGCATTCATACCTTAATCGATTTGTACGCTTGTACCCATACCCAAACAATCCATTAGAATTATATGATGTGGACTCTTTAACTCAAGGGAAAATTTCAGCTTTGGAAGGAGAGAAAAAATCTTTTCAAGTTAATTTGAAAGATTTTTTTGGGAACACGAGAGTTTTAACTTTAGATGTCGAAGGCGAAAGCATAGATTTTCAAGCTACCACACTTCAATCTGATAATTCACCGACCATTATTAAGTACGAAAGAGAGGTAATTGCGATCAATACAAAACTTTCGAAAGAAGGGAGCTTAGCTAAAGTATTTGTTGGTGATAGAATTATGGAAATCCCTCCAGCCTATGAAGAAAAAGGAAGGAGGGTTTACCTTTGGGACATGACTTATGGAGTTCCTGACTCTTTGGATGTTTGCACAGAGATGATACATCCCAAAGTGATTACTAGAATTCCCTATGGAGAAAAGCTTTATTTCACTAATGGAAATGTTAGCTTAGATTTTGAAGAGAATACACTTTTGGATGATTTGTTTTTAAGAATGAATCTCAATCAAACTGACAACTCACTGGTTTTAAGTATCAATCCTTCAGGAGACTACCTTCAACAGAATCTTGCTGTCAAAATTCACCAAACAAAATATCGAGGAAATAAGAATAAATCACATATTTATTCTGTTGCGGCTAATGGAAGGAAAAGTTTTGTAGGGAGCATTTGGGAAGGTGATGACATACAATTTAAAACAAGAAATTTTGGTACTTTTGTAATCGATACTGATGAAGTGCCTCCAAAAATTCTCCCAATTCGCATTAATTCAAACGAAATAAGGTTTAGAATATCAGATAATAAGTCTGGGATTAAAGATTTTGAAGCGTTTGTAGACGGAGAATGGGTTTTGATGCGATATGAACACAAGCAGGCTTTAATCTGGTCTGAAAAAAATGATAAACAACCTTTCAGAGGAGAGGTTTTATTAAAAGTTCATGATATGGCAGGGAATGAATCCACCTGGTCAGGGACGATAAAATAA
- a CDS encoding fumarylacetoacetate hydrolase family protein produces the protein MKIIAIGRNYVEHIEELNNERPFAPVVFMKPDTAVLKNNMPFFHPDFSENIHHEVELVLKINKEGKYIKKEFAHRYFDEIGIGIDFTARDLQDQCKAQGLPWEIAKGFNGSAPVGEFLSVSEFKDFNDINFHLLINGAKRQKGNTSMMLFDFGVIIEYVSQFFTLKKGDLIFTGTPAGVGKVNIGDRLEAFIEDQKLLDFEIK, from the coding sequence ATGAAGATCATTGCCATAGGTAGAAATTATGTGGAGCATATTGAAGAGCTCAACAACGAAAGACCTTTCGCTCCTGTTGTATTTATGAAGCCTGATACTGCGGTTTTGAAAAACAATATGCCGTTTTTTCATCCAGATTTTTCAGAAAACATCCATCACGAAGTAGAATTAGTCCTTAAAATCAATAAGGAAGGTAAATATATCAAAAAGGAATTTGCTCATAGATATTTTGATGAAATTGGAATTGGAATAGATTTTACCGCTAGAGATCTTCAAGATCAATGTAAAGCTCAAGGACTTCCATGGGAAATCGCCAAAGGATTTAATGGGTCGGCACCAGTAGGAGAGTTTTTATCCGTTTCTGAATTTAAAGACTTCAACGATATCAATTTTCATCTTTTGATTAATGGTGCAAAAAGGCAAAAGGGAAACACATCGATGATGCTCTTTGATTTTGGGGTGATTATAGAGTATGTTTCTCAATTTTTCACTTTGAAAAAAGGGGATTTAATATTTACAGGAACGCCCGCAGGAGTAGGTAAAGTCAATATTGGAGATAGATTAGAGGCATTCATAGAAGATCAAAAATTATTGGATTTTGAAATTAAATAA
- a CDS encoding NAD(P)/FAD-dependent oxidoreductase yields MKKEIQLQLTPQEAYDEVVFQETVSKRIGISGSQTDVRARQTKRSIDARGRQVKVNVTAEVFIDELVPPMLEASKAYQNVRNSEQIIIVGAGPAGMFAALRAIELGVKPILIERGNDVRARRRDLAAINKDHVVNPESNYCFGEGGAGTYSDGKLYTRSKKRGDIRRIMEIFVSHGATEEILVDAHPHIGTNKLPKIVTELRESILQAGGEVLFNTKVVDFILENNEMKGVVTQDGEKIIGLGVILATGHSARDIYHLLHQKKILIEAKPFALGVRIEHSQNLIDKIQYHCETDRGPYLPASSYSLVHQTKFKGKQRGVFSFCMCPGGFIVPAATSPGELVVNGMSPSRRDSKFANSGIVVAVELEDLPQYEKYGPLAAMMFQAEIEKSAWKAGGETQTAPAQRMIDFVNRKESTSLLETSYQPGLNSVNMHDVLPDFIASRLADGFKAFGNKMKGYFTNESQLIGVESRTSSPVRIPKDKESFEHPIIKRLYPCAEGAGYAGGIVSAAMDGERCAEKLIEAYIKK; encoded by the coding sequence ATGAAAAAAGAAATTCAATTACAACTCACACCTCAGGAGGCCTATGACGAGGTGGTATTTCAAGAGACAGTTTCCAAAAGAATTGGAATCTCGGGGAGTCAAACAGATGTTCGTGCGCGACAGACCAAGCGCTCCATTGATGCGAGAGGAAGACAAGTGAAAGTGAACGTGACCGCTGAAGTTTTTATTGATGAGCTCGTTCCACCAATGCTGGAAGCTTCAAAAGCTTATCAAAATGTCAGGAATTCAGAACAAATCATTATCGTTGGAGCAGGTCCAGCTGGAATGTTTGCGGCATTGAGAGCGATAGAACTTGGCGTCAAGCCGATATTGATCGAGCGGGGAAATGATGTCCGTGCTCGGCGAAGAGACCTTGCAGCGATCAACAAAGACCATGTCGTCAACCCTGAATCCAATTACTGTTTTGGAGAAGGAGGAGCAGGGACGTATTCTGATGGTAAACTCTACACCCGATCCAAGAAAAGAGGGGATATCAGAAGAATTATGGAGATTTTCGTTTCCCATGGTGCAACTGAGGAAATCCTTGTTGATGCACACCCTCATATTGGGACAAATAAACTCCCTAAAATCGTCACCGAATTAAGAGAGTCAATCCTTCAAGCAGGTGGCGAAGTACTTTTTAATACCAAAGTTGTCGATTTTATTCTTGAAAATAATGAAATGAAAGGTGTGGTTACCCAAGATGGGGAAAAAATCATAGGTCTTGGAGTGATTCTGGCAACAGGACATTCAGCGAGAGACATTTATCATTTATTACATCAGAAAAAAATCTTGATCGAGGCTAAACCTTTCGCACTTGGCGTGAGGATAGAACACAGTCAAAATCTTATTGATAAGATTCAATATCATTGCGAAACCGATCGAGGACCGTATTTGCCAGCTTCAAGTTATTCCTTGGTTCATCAAACCAAATTCAAAGGCAAGCAACGAGGAGTATTTTCGTTCTGCATGTGCCCAGGAGGTTTTATCGTTCCTGCTGCTACTTCCCCAGGAGAATTAGTAGTCAATGGCATGAGTCCTAGCAGAAGAGATAGTAAATTTGCCAATTCCGGAATAGTCGTGGCAGTTGAGTTAGAAGACTTGCCACAATATGAAAAATATGGCCCTTTGGCAGCGATGATGTTCCAAGCAGAAATTGAAAAATCTGCATGGAAAGCAGGAGGAGAAACACAAACTGCTCCTGCACAAAGAATGATTGATTTTGTAAATCGAAAAGAAAGTACATCCCTTTTGGAAACTTCATATCAACCAGGTTTAAACTCAGTCAATATGCACGACGTATTGCCAGATTTTATCGCTTCGAGATTAGCTGATGGATTCAAAGCATTTGGAAATAAAATGAAAGGCTATTTTACCAATGAATCTCAGTTGATAGGTGTTGAAAGTAGGACTTCTTCGCCTGTAAGGATTCCAAAAGATAAGGAAAGTTTTGAACATCCCATAATCAAAAGATTGTATCCTTGTGCTGAAGGTGCGGGATATGCAGGAGGAATTGTTTCCGCAGCTATGGATGGTGAAAGATGTGCTGAAAAGTTGATTGAAGCTTATATTAAAAAATAA
- a CDS encoding tryptophan 2,3-dioxygenase family protein produces MTPAETQKDITEKIELLQRKFKASGQDLSSYLEGLLYADYLNYWDYINLDILLSLQQPKTSFKDEKIFIIYHQITELYFKLIIWELEQIAEQQEIKADFFKERLERVIMYFDHLISSFAVMWKGMEREQFLKFRMSLLPSSGFQSAQYRVIEILSSDVANLIHVDKRDSISNNMTTDDLFNNLYWQQGAIELATGEKTLTLKTFEIKYGKELKELIDSNKSKNIWKQYQSCADKDEELKKLMQTLDLKANVFWPLAHYKSAVRYLQRDPVDIAATGGTNWQKYLPPRFQKVIFYPEIWTDQEKAEWGKGWVVKEIFGEEM; encoded by the coding sequence ACTGTTACAAAGGAAATTCAAAGCTTCTGGACAAGATTTGTCTTCCTATTTGGAAGGCTTGCTTTATGCTGACTATCTCAACTATTGGGATTATATCAATCTGGATATTTTACTTTCCCTGCAGCAGCCCAAGACTTCTTTTAAAGATGAGAAGATTTTTATCATTTATCATCAAATCACAGAACTCTATTTCAAATTGATCATTTGGGAACTTGAGCAGATTGCTGAACAACAAGAGATCAAAGCTGACTTTTTTAAAGAAAGATTGGAAAGAGTCATCATGTATTTTGATCATTTGATTTCTTCTTTTGCAGTGATGTGGAAAGGGATGGAAAGAGAACAGTTTCTTAAATTCAGGATGTCACTTCTTCCGTCTAGTGGGTTCCAAAGTGCTCAATATAGGGTGATTGAGATTCTTTCATCTGACGTAGCAAATCTAATTCATGTTGATAAAAGGGACTCCATATCAAATAACATGACTACCGACGACTTGTTCAACAATCTCTATTGGCAACAAGGAGCTATAGAACTTGCAACTGGCGAAAAAACTTTGACCCTAAAGACTTTCGAGATCAAATATGGCAAGGAATTGAAAGAGCTAATTGACTCAAATAAGTCTAAAAATATCTGGAAGCAATACCAATCTTGCGCTGATAAAGACGAAGAACTCAAGAAATTAATGCAAACTTTGGATTTGAAAGCAAATGTGTTTTGGCCTTTGGCACATTACAAATCAGCAGTTAGATATTTGCAAAGAGACCCCGTTGATATAGCTGCTACGGGTGGGACAAACTGGCAAAAATACTTGCCACCTCGATTTCAAAAAGTCATTTTCTACCCAGAAATCTGGACCGATCAAGAAAAAGCCGAATGGGGAAAAGGATGGGTAGTGAAAGAGATCTTTGGAGAGGAAATGTGA